A window from Felis catus isolate Fca126 chromosome B1, F.catus_Fca126_mat1.0, whole genome shotgun sequence encodes these proteins:
- the GSX2 gene encoding GS homeobox 2 — protein MSRSFYVDSLIIKDSSRPAPSLPEPHPGPDFFIPLGMPSPLVMSVSGPGCPSRKSGAFCVCPLCVTSHLHSSRGPAGSGGGGAGAGGAGAGSGGGAPGGAGTLPLLKSQFSSGPGDAQFCPRVSHAHHHHHPPQHHHHHHQPQQPGSAAAAAAAAAAAAAAAALGHPQHHAPVCAATTYNVGDPRRFHCLTMGGSDASQVPNGKRMRTAFTSTQLLELEREFSSNMYLSRLRRIEIATYLNLSEKQVKIWFQNRRVKHKKEGKGTQRNSHAGCKCVGSQAHYPRSEDEDSLSPASANDDKEISPL, from the exons ATGTCGCGCTCCTTCTATGTCGACTCGCTCATCATCAAGGACTCCTCGCGGCCCGCTCCCTCGCTGCCTGAGCCGCACCCCGGGCCAGATTTCTTCATCCCGCTGGGCATGCCATCCCCGCTGGTGATGTCTGTGTCGGGGCCCGGCTGCCCGTCCCGCAAGAGTGGCGCGTTCTGCGTTTGCCCACTCTGCGTCACTTCGCACCTGCACTCCTCTCGTGGGCCGGCGGGCTCCGGCGGCGGGGGCGCCGGAGCGGGGGGCGCAGGGGCCGGGAGTGGTGGGGGAGCGCCGGGGGGCGCCGGGACCCTGCCCCTGCTCAAGAGTCAGTTCTCTTCGGGTCCTGGGGACGCGCAGTTCTGCCCGCGCGTGAGCCACGCGCACCATCATCACCACCCGCCGCagcaccaccatcaccaccatcagccCCAGCAGCCAGGCTCGGCCGCCGCTGCCGCAgccgcggcggccgcggcggcggccgcggcggcctTGGGGCACCCTCAGCACCACGCACCTGTCTGCGCCGCCACCACCTACAACGTAGGGGACCCGCGGAGATTCCACTGCCTCACCATGG GAGGCTCGGACGCCAGCCAGGTACCCAATGGCAAGAGGATGAGGACGGCGTTCACCAGCACGCAGCTCCTGGAGCTGGAGCGGGAATTCTCCTCCAACATGTACCTGTCTCGACTGCGGAGGATCGAAATCGCGACCTACCTGAACCTGTCGGAGAAACAGGTGAAAATCTGGTTTCAGAACCGCCGGGTGAAGCataagaaggaagggaagggcacACAGAGGAACAGTCACGCGGGCTGCAAGTGTGTCGGCAGCCAGGCGCACTACCCGCGCTCGGAGGATGAGGACTCCCTGTCGCCGGCCTCGGCCAATGATGACAAGGAGATTTCTCCCTTGTGA